The nucleotide sequence GCCGAGCGGTAGGCCTGCCTCTGGGCCCCGGGGCCTGCCGGGAGTCAAGGTCACGGAGTCACGATCGGGAAGTCCGGCTCGGGGGTTTCGAGGACCGCGAGCAGCCGGGGGAGCAGACCGCGGTCGCCGGTCATGGTGATCCCCGCGGTGCCCTTGCCCGCGAGCAGGGTGAGGAGCTGGGGTTTGGTCATCCTCAGGGTCAGGGCGGCGTCGGCGGCCGGGCGGTCGTCCCTGGTCCAGGTCAGGAGGCCGTTGGCGAGGCGCAGGTGCCAGTAGTCGGCGCCGATGTGCCAGTCCATGACGATCCGCAGCGACCAGGCCTTCGGGCCGTCGACGCGGACCGCGAGGCTGTCGATGATCTGGCCGACCGTCAGGGCCAGGTACATGTCGGGGCCGAGCGTGGCGGTGGCGCGCGGGGTGATGCCGTGGAGCAGCTCCTGGGCCCCCGTGAGGTAGAAGTTCCGCCAGACGGCGTTCTCGACGGCCTGTCCCAGGCGGGTGTAGAGCGCGGCCAGCTGGCGCTTGGCCCGGCTGTCCCGAGGGTCGTTGAAGACGGCGTGGTTGAGCAGCGTGACGGCGAAGCGCAGCTCGCCCCGGTCGGCGTAGTGCCGGGCGCGGGCGCGGACCGCGGCCTGGCCGCCGAGGGACTCGACGTACAGCCGGGCCTCCTCGGCGGGCGGGTGTTCCCAGAGGTGGGCCGGGTTGCCGTCGAACCAGCCCATGTACCGCTGGTAGACCGCCTTGACGTTGTGGCTGAGCGAGCCGTAGTAGCCGCGGTTGGCCCAGACCCCTTCGAGCTGCGGCGGGAGCCGGAAGGTCTCCGCGATCTCGGTGCCGGTCAGGCCGCGGTTGATCAGCCGGACGGTCTGGTCGTGCAGATAGCCGTACAGGTCCCGCTGGTGGGTGAGGAGCGCGACGATGGCGTCGTTGCCCCAGGTCGGCCAGTGGTGCGAGGCGAAGGCGACGTCGGCGGCGCCGTCGTAGAGTCCGATCGACTCGGTGAGGTAGCCGGCCCAGGCATGGGCGTCGCGCACCTGGGCGCCGCGCAGGGTGAGGATGTTGTGCATGGTGTGGGTGGCGTTCTCGGCCATGCACACCGCGCGCAGGTCCGGGAAGAGGAAGTTCATCTCCTCCTGGCATTCGGTGCCCGGCGTCATCTGGAACCGGATCCGCACCCCGTCGAGCACGACCTCCTCGCCCGTGGCCCCGATGTACCGGGTGGGGGCGATGAGCCCGACGGTGCCGAGCGAGACCGTGAGGCCGAGCCCGCAGCCGACCTGCGCGGCCGCGTTCTTCGGGAGCGTGGAGCCGTACATGTAGCCGGCCCGCCGGGCCATCGCGGTGCCGACGTAGACGTTCTCGCTGACCGCGTGCTCCATGAAGCCCTTCGGGGCGAGCACGGGTACGTCCCCGGCGCCGTCAGGCAGCACGCCCCGGCAGCCGCCGAAGTGGTCGACGTGCGGATGGGTGTAGATCATCGCCCGCACCGCGCGGTCCCCCCGGTGGGTGCGGTAGAGCCGCAGGGCCGCGGCGGCGGTCTCGGCGGAGATGAGCGGGTCGATGACGATGATGCCGGTGTCGCCCTCGACGATCGTCATGTTGGACAGGTCCAGGCCCCTGACCTGGTAGATCCGGTCGGTGACCCGGTAGAGGCCCTGGCGGGACAGGAGGCGCGCCTGCCGCCATAGGCTGGGGTCGACGGTGGCGGGTCCCGCGTGGCCGCCGTCGTCGCCGTCGGCGCCGGGTCGGCCGTCCCCGCCGTGGCCGCCGCCGTCCCCGCCGCGACCGCTGCCGTCGTCGCCCCGGCCTTCGCGTGCGTCCTCCGCCTCGGTCAGGAATCGGTACGCGCCCGGGTCCCAGACGGTCCGCCCGGTGGCGTCGGTGATCGGTCCGCCGGTGAACGCGGCGACGAAGCCGCGGTCCGCGTCGCCGAAGTCGGTCTCGTCGTCGTACGGCAGCCCGTCGGTCCGCGTGGGCGTCCCCATCGCCCGGGGCAGGTGCCCGGCGAGCGCCTGGGCGGTCTGCGGGTTCAGGGAGACGGAGGCGGCCGCGGCGCCCATCGCGGCGGCGGCCGCGACGAAGCCGCGCCGGTTCATCGGAGTCATGGCAGAGTCACGCCCTTCTCGGTGAGGACGCCCACTATTGCAGTCGGACTGCAATACCAGTCAAGGGCTGGGCGGCACCCCGTCCAGGAGAGCCCGGAGCGTCCGCTCCATCGCCGCCCGGGCCGCCGCCCCGTCGAGCCCCCGGCGGGACCGCAGATGGTCCCAGACCGCCCAGGACGAGGCGGCCTCCAGGGCGTCGAGCAGCCCACCGGGAGCCCCGGCGTCCGCCACCCGCCCCAACTCCGGTGCGAACACCGCCGCGACATCCGCCCGGAACCAGGCGTCGCCCTCCGCCATCACCCCGCGCAGGCCCGGCGAGTCCGCCTCCAGACCGAGCCCGATCTTCCGGATCGGCGTCATCACCTCGTACATCCGGGCGCGCTGAGCGAGCAGCGCCGCCGCCTTGCGGCCGGTCTCCTCCTCGGGCGGCACCGGTTCCGCGTGGGCGCGCCACCGCTCGGCCTGCCGCCGCGCGGCCGCCACGTACAGCGCCTCGCGGTCGGCGAAGTGCACGAACACCGTCCGCTCCGACACCCCGGCCCGCTCCGCGATCGCCTTCCGGGTGGGTTCCCTGCCGTCCTCCGAGACCAGCCCGAGCAGCGCGTCGAGCAGCGCCGCGTACGTCCACTCCGGGTCGCGCCTGCGCCGCCCCCGCGTGCCGGAATCCGCGCGTCCGGGGCCCTTTCCCGCCTCTGTGTCGTTCACCGGCCCATGGTGGCAGAAGGGCCGCGTCAGCCGGCCGGACGCAGCCGGCCGGTGAGGAAGGCGAGGATCTCGTCGCGGGCCCGGACCGTGGGGTGGCCCGCCTCGTCGACCAGATGGGCGGTGACGACACTGTGCGGGGTGCCGACCACGTCGGCGAAGAACGGCGGCGGGACCGGGTTCGCCGCGTCGTCCGGCAGGACCCGCCCGTCGAAGGCCTCGCCGAGCAGCGCGCGATAGGCGGCGAAACGCTGCCCGGTGCACCAGCGGTCGCCCTCGAACCGGTAGGCGAGGACGGTGAGTCCGTCGCGGGCGAGCCGGTCACGGACGGCCCGCGCGTCCGCCGCGTCGAGTTCCAGCCCGCCGGGGTCGTCGAGCGGCAGCGACGGGTGGTTGACCACGGGGGCGATCACCGCCGGCTCCAGGGCCATGGTGAGCGCGAAGTTGCCGGTGAAGCAGAGGCCGATCGCGCCGACCCCGGGCCCGCCGCACTCCTCGTGGGCCTGGCGCGCCAGCCCGCGCAGCCACACCGTCACCGGGCTGGTCCCGCCGCCCGCGAAGGCGCGGAACTCCGCGCTGACGCAGGCGCGGCGGACGACCTCCCGGCCGCCCTCCGCCGTGGGGAACGCGCCGTCCGTCCCGAACAGCGAGGGCACATGCACGGTGAAGCCCGCGTCCCGCACCCAGCGGGCCAGCCGCAGCACGTCGGGACTGATGCCGGGCATCTCGGGCAGCACCACCACGGCGGGCCCGGCCCCGGCCACGTACACGGTCTTCTCCACCCCCTGTACGGCCACGCTCCGGCGGATGAAGTCGGTGATCGGATCGTCGGTCATGGGGCCAGCGTGGCCCGGCGCCGGCCGGTCCGTGGAGGGGCGGGATCGCCTGGTCCAGGGGTAATCTCGCCACGCGAGACGGGATCGTACGGCGAAGGGGGTACGGGGACGATGACGGTGGCCGTACGGCGCCCGAAGGCGCCAGGAGACCGCGACGCGCGGCGGGCGGACGCCGACCGCGCCCCGGACGCGCGAGGGGCGGACGCCGACCGAACTCCGGACGTGCGAGGGGCGGATGGCGACCGCGCCCCGGACGTGCGGCGGGCGGACCGCGACCGCGCCGCGGACGCGCGGCGGGTGGACCGGGGCGGCGGCGGGGCCGGTGCGCTGCGGGTCGGGGTGCTCGCCTACCCCGGCTGTTTCGCGTCCGAAGTCTTCGGCGTGCCGGACCTGTTGACGATGGCCGCGCACGTCGCCGGACCGGACGCGCCCGGCTACCGGGTGACGGTCGTCTCGCCGCGCCGCCGGGTCGTCGCCTCGGGCGGCGCGAGCCTGGACGTGCGTCCGCTGCGCGAGGTCGACGTCCTGGTCGTGCCCGGGTTCGAACGGGGCCCCGGCACGGACCTCGACGCACTTCTCGCCGGACTGGCCCCCGAGACCGAGGCGATCCGCGCCCAGGCCGCCGCCGGGACCGCCGTCGTCTCGCTCTGCGTCGGCGCGTTCCTGCTCGCGGAGGCCGGGCTGCTCGACGGGCGCCGGGCCACCACGTCCTGGCTGTACGCCGACGAACTGGCCGGGCGCTGCCCGACGGCCGACGTCCGGCCCGAACGGCTGGTCGTCACCGACGCGGGGGTCACGACCACGGCCGCGTTCAGCGCCATGTACGACTTCGCGCTCGACCTGATCCGCCGGCACAGCGGTGACCGAGTGGCCCGCACCACCGCGCGGGTGGCGCTCGTCGACGACGCGCGGACCTCGCAGACCCCGTACGTCGACCCGCGGCTGCTGCCGCGGCCCGGGGCCGGGTTCTCGCGGCGGGTCATGCGGCGGCTCGACCAGAACCTCGCCGAGCGGTACGACCTGGGCGCGCTCGCGGACGACTTCCGGGTCAGCACCCGCACCCTCCTGCGCCGGTTCGCCGAGGAGACCGGGCACAGCCCGCTGGCCCATCTGCAGGCCTCCAGGGTCCGCAGGGCCCGCCACCTCCTGGAGACCACCGACCGCACGGTCGCCTCCGTGGCGGCGGCCGTCGGATACCAGGACCCCGGCACGTTCGCGGCCCTCTTCGCCCGCCACACCGGCCACCGGCCGAGCGCCTATCGCGCCGCCTTCCGCCGCCGCGACCGGGGCCCGGAGGGGTGAGCGGGCGGAGAGATCGCCCCAGGGGTGCCGTCATGAGACCCGGCCGGACGCGGCAAGGTCAATGGCGTTGACGTAAGGCCCGGGCGGTTATCGGCCCGCGTCCGGGTGCAGGGCCGCCGCGCCCGTGAGGGTCAGTTCCAGGGCGAAGGGGTAGCCGCTGTCGCGCATGTCGACGGCCAGGTGGGGGAAGGTCGCCGCGATGTGCGGATGGGTCTCGGCGCAGAGTTTGCCGTAGGCGGCCTGCCAGACCTCCGCGTCGGCGGCCGCGGCGAGCGGCGGCAGGGCAGCCGCGGCGGCGTCCTGGGCGGCGAAGGCGAGCGCCTGGTCGACGAAGGCGTGGTAGATCCGGACGGCCAGGGCGTCGGGGAAGCCGCCGTCGCGGAGGATGCCGATGATCCGCTCGACGGCCCGGGTCTCGTGCGGCCGGCCCGTGGTGCGGTGGGCGGCGAGCAGTGCGGCCTGCGGCTGGGCGAGGTACGCGGCGTGGATGCGCAGGCCCATCGCCCGCAGGTCGGTGCGCCAGTCGCCGGTGGCCGTCCAGCCCTCCTGGGCGCGGCCGATGACCTCGTCGGCGAGGGCGAGGAGCAGCGCGTCGGTGTTGCGGAAGTAGCGGTAGAGCGCGGTGGGGTCGGCGCCGAGCGCGGCGCCGAGCCGGCGGACCGAGAGTGCCGTCGCGCCGTGCTGTTCGACGAGCCGCAGGGCGGTCTCGATGATGAGCCGTTCGGAGAGGACGGCGCCTTCCCGGGTGGGGCGGCGGCGCCGTCGGCCTGCTTCGGGGACCACGCGATCGGACATGGCCGGGACCTTACGTCAACACCATTGACGTGTAAACGGCTCGGCGGCTTCGATGGCGTCCGTCACCGTCACCCGTCGCCGCCAGCGCACACCCGCAGGGGAGCCGCCGCATGCCTCACGCCGATCTGGTCTTCACCGGAGGACCCGTCCTCACCATGGACCCGGCCCGGAGCCGGGCGACCTCGCTCGCGGTCACCGGGGAGCGGATCGCCGCCGTCGGCCACGACGAGGTGCGGGAGCTGATCGGGCCCCGCACGGAGGTGGTGGATCTCGCGGGCAGGATGCTGCTGCCCGGCTTCCAGGACTCCCACATCCACGCGGTCGGCGGCGGCGCCGAACTGGCCGAGTGCGATCTCACCGACGTCGTCGACGCCGACGCGTGCCTGGAGCGGATCAGGGCCTACGCCGAGGCGCACCCGGAGCGGGAGTGGATCACCGGCGGCGGCTGGTCGATGGAGGGGTTCGCCGGCGGGCTGCCGACCCGTCAGCAGCTGGACTCCGTGGTGCCGGACCGGCCGGTGCTGCTCTCCAACCGGGACCACCACGGGGCCTGGGCCAACACCCGGGCGCTCGAACTGGCCGGCCTGACCGCCGCCACCCCGGACCCGGCCGACGGCCGGATGGAGCGGGAGACGGACGGCTTCCCGACCGGCATGCTCCAGGAGGGCGCGACGGCGCTGGTCGCCCGCCTGGTGCCGGTGAGGACGCCGGAGGAGCGGCTCGCGGGGCTGCTGCGGGCCCAGAAGCTGCTGCACTCGCTCGGCATCACCGGCTGGCAGGACGCGCTGCTCGGCGACTTCAACGGCATGGCGGACCCGTCGACCGCCTATCTGACGGCGGCCCGGGACGGTTCCCTGACCGCCCGGGTGAACGGCGCGCTGTGGTGGGACCGGGACCGCGGCGCCGAGCAGATTCCCGAACTGGTGCGGCGCCGTGAGGAGCTGACGTACGGACGGTTCCGTGCCGGGTCCGTGAAGATCATGCAGGACGGCATCGCGGAGAACTTCACGGCCGCGCTGACCGCCCCGTACCTCGACGGCTGCGGCTGCGCCACCGCGAACAGCGGTCTCAGCTTCGTCGACCCGGAGGCCCTGCGGAAATATGTGACGGAGCTCGACGCGCTCGACTTCCAGGTCCACTTCCACGCCCTCGGCGACCGGGCCGTACGGGAGGCGCTCGACGCGATCGAGGCCGCCGTGGCCGCCAACGGACGGCGCGGCAACCGGCACCACCTGGCCCACCTCCAGGTCGTCCACCCCGACGACCTGCCCCGCTTCGCGGCGCTCGGCGCCCTCGCGAACATCCAGCCGCTGTGGGCGGCGCACGAGCCGCAGATGGACACGCTGACCATTCCGTTCCTCGGTCCGGAGCGCGCGGCCTGGCAGTACCCCTTCGGTGGTCTGCTGCGGGCGGGCGCCACCCTGGTGGCGGGCAGCGACTGGCCGGTCTCAAGCCCCGACCCGCTCGCGGGCGTCCACGTCGCCGTGAACCGCCGTGAACCGGGGGCCACCGACGAGCGGGTGTTCCTTCCCGAGCAGCGCATCGACCTCCTCTCGGCCCTCACCGCCTACACGGCCGGCTCCGCGCACGTGAACGGCTTCAACGACGCCGGCAGTCTCCTCCCCGGCCACCTGGCCGACCTGGTGGTGCTCGACCGGGACATCCTGGCCGCGCCGCCGGAGGAGATCGCCGAGGCCCGGGTGGAACGGACCTATGTGGGCGGGGCGCTCGTGTTCGGCGACTGAGACCGCGCCGCCGCCCCCGAGGTCCCGGGGTTCCGCACCGACGAGGCCCGTACGTCGAGCCGGACCGGCACCAGCACCCCGCCGGTCTCCCGCTGCCCGTGCTCGAGGACGGCCACGAGCAGTTCGATCCCGGCCTCGGCGACCGCGTCGGGGCGCAGGCTGAGCGTCGTCACCGGCGGCTGCGTGTGCAGGGCGGTCTCGTCCTCGCTCACACAGGCGAGGAGGAGGTCGCCGGGCACGTCGTAGCCGTGGCGGCGGGCCGCCTCCAGCAGCAGCGGCGGGCTCGCCTCGGCGACCACGAACAGGGCGTCCGGGCGTTCGGGCCCGGCCGTCAGGGCGGTTTCGACGGCCCGGACGACCGGCCCGTTGCCCGGCTCGGCGGCCCGTACGGACAGCTCCGGCAGCCCGTGCGCCGCGCACCAGTCGTGGTGTGCGGCGAACACCTCGCGGTGGAAGCGGGTGGTGCTGTCGGGGACGACGAGGGCGGGGCGCCGGGCCCCCTGGGCGGCGAAGTGGTCCAGGGTCCGGTGGACGGCGGCGGTCGCGTCGACGTCCACCCAGTGGGCCTCCGGCAGGCCTTCCACGGACCGGTCGCTGAAGACCGGGATGCGGGCGGCGACCAGGTCTTCGACGATCCGGTCGTCGGCGACGGGGTCGGCGACGACCACGGCGTCCAGGGGCAGCGCGGCCCACTCGCTCTGCAGCGATCCGGCGGGCAGCAGCACCATCGCGTACCCGCGTCCGAGGGCGCTGGCGGCGGTGGCCCCGGTGAGCCGGGCGAAGTACGGCGACTCCAGGAAGGTCCAGGGGGCGTCGGCCAGTTCGCCGACCACGTAGCCGATGAGCCGGGCGCGTCCCGCGCGCAGGTGCCGCGCGGTGGCGTTGGGCCGGTAGCCCATCCGGCGCGCGGTCTCGCGGGCCCGCTCCCGGACCTCGGGGGAGAGCCGGCCGGTGTCGTTGAGCGCCGCCGAGACGGTGGTCTTGGACAGTCCCGCCTCGCGGGCGACGTCGACGAGACGGACGCGCGGGGCGGGGCGTCCGGCCTGGGGCGAGGGCGGCCCGCCGGGCCCTGAAGCTTCGGTCATGGGACCGATGCTGCCATCCTCCCGACCTCTGCAAAACCGTTCCCGCAAAGCCGGCCGAACTCTTGTGCGGGAACGTTCCCGCATCAATACTCGCTCCATCCTCCCGTGCCCGACACAACACCCGTAAAGGGGTGGGTCTGCATGCGCATGCCCGGATTCATCGTCTTCGTCTGTACCGCCGCGCTCGCGGCCTCCCTCACCGCCTGCTCCGGAGCCACCCGGCCGCAGACCGGCGCCGGCGGAGGTGCCGGCTTCGACGTCACCCCGACCTCCCCGGCCGCCAAGGGCGAACTGGACTCCTTCACCTGGTCGCTGTACGCCGAGCCGTACACCCTGGACTACGCCCTCGCGTACGACTACCCGCCGAACACCGTGCTCGCCAACGTCTGCGAGCAGCTGCTGCGGGTCACCCCCGACCTGAGGATCGAACCCGGACTCGCGGTCAAGTGGACCCGGCCCGACCCGCGCACCCTCGTCTACACCCTGCGGCCCGGCGTGAAGTTCCACGACGGCACCACCATGACCGCCGACGACGTCGTCGCCTCCCTCACGCGCCAGACGGACCCGGCCACCGGCTCCCCCTGGGGCTCCGCCTTCAAGAACGTCGACTCCGTGGAGAAGACCGGCCCGCTGGAGGTGACGATCCGCCTCGGCAAGGCCGACGTCCTCTTCCACGAACTCCTGGCCGCCTCGCCCGGCACCGTCGTCAGCGCCGCCTCCCTCGCCCGGCAGGGCAAGGACTACGGCACCCCCAAGGGCTCCCTGAACTGCACCGGCCCCTTCTCCCTCGAGAAGTGGGCGCAGGGCGACAGCATCACGCTCCGCAGGAACCCCGCCTACTGGGACAAGAAGCTCGTCCCGAAGTCCGCATCCGTGAAGTTCACCTTCGTCGAGGACCCGGCCGCCCGCTCCAACGCCTTCCTGTCCGGCGCCGCCGACGGCGGCTACATGGTCCCCGCCACCTCCCTCGGCCATCTGCGGAGCAGCGGGAAGGGCTCGCTCCTCTTCGGCCCCAACACCGCCGCCGCGAACCTCGCCGTCCTCGACTTCCACGGCCCGCTCGGCAACCTCAAGGTCCGCAAGGCCCTGTCCATGGCCCTCGACCGGAAGAACATCGTCAAGGCGGCGGCCGGCGGCGTCGGCGTCCCCGCCAAGGCACCCGCCGCACGCGGCGCCTGGGCGCTCGCCCCCGAGAAGACCGCCACCCTGTTCGACACGCTCCCCGAGCCCGCGTACGACGTCGAGGGCGCCAAGAAGCTCGTCCAGGAGGCCGGCGCCACCGGCCGCACCATCACCCTCGCCACCAGCTCGCTCGCCCCCGAGATCAGCGTGGTCGCCAACGCCGTACAGGCGGCAGGACGGCAGATCGGCCTCGACGTCAGGCTGAAGCCCGTCTCACCCGACGCGTACAGCGGCATCTTCGTCGACCCGGCCGCCCGCGAGGGGCTCGACCTGGTCGTCACCAACGGCTACGACAACACCCCGGACCCGCTGGAGTTCTACCAGTATCTG is from Streptomyces venezuelae ATCC 10712 and encodes:
- a CDS encoding TetR/AcrR family transcriptional regulator; the protein is MNDTEAGKGPGRADSGTRGRRRRDPEWTYAALLDALLGLVSEDGREPTRKAIAERAGVSERTVFVHFADREALYVAAARRQAERWRAHAEPVPPEEETGRKAAALLAQRARMYEVMTPIRKIGLGLEADSPGLRGVMAEGDAWFRADVAAVFAPELGRVADAGAPGGLLDALEAASSWAVWDHLRSRRGLDGAAARAAMERTLRALLDGVPPSP
- a CDS encoding TetR/AcrR family transcriptional regulator, giving the protein MSDRVVPEAGRRRRRPTREGAVLSERLIIETALRLVEQHGATALSVRRLGAALGADPTALYRYFRNTDALLLALADEVIGRAQEGWTATGDWRTDLRAMGLRIHAAYLAQPQAALLAAHRTTGRPHETRAVERIIGILRDGGFPDALAVRIYHAFVDQALAFAAQDAAAAALPPLAAAADAEVWQAAYGKLCAETHPHIAATFPHLAVDMRDSGYPFALELTLTGAAALHPDAGR
- a CDS encoding alkyl/aryl-sulfatase; the encoded protein is MTPMNRRGFVAAAAAMGAAAASVSLNPQTAQALAGHLPRAMGTPTRTDGLPYDDETDFGDADRGFVAAFTGGPITDATGRTVWDPGAYRFLTEAEDAREGRGDDGSGRGGDGGGHGGDGRPGADGDDGGHAGPATVDPSLWRQARLLSRQGLYRVTDRIYQVRGLDLSNMTIVEGDTGIIVIDPLISAETAAAALRLYRTHRGDRAVRAMIYTHPHVDHFGGCRGVLPDGAGDVPVLAPKGFMEHAVSENVYVGTAMARRAGYMYGSTLPKNAAAQVGCGLGLTVSLGTVGLIAPTRYIGATGEEVVLDGVRIRFQMTPGTECQEEMNFLFPDLRAVCMAENATHTMHNILTLRGAQVRDAHAWAGYLTESIGLYDGAADVAFASHHWPTWGNDAIVALLTHQRDLYGYLHDQTVRLINRGLTGTEIAETFRLPPQLEGVWANRGYYGSLSHNVKAVYQRYMGWFDGNPAHLWEHPPAEEARLYVESLGGQAAVRARARHYADRGELRFAVTLLNHAVFNDPRDSRAKRQLAALYTRLGQAVENAVWRNFYLTGAQELLHGITPRATATLGPDMYLALTVGQIIDSLAVRVDGPKAWSLRIVMDWHIGADYWHLRLANGLLTWTRDDRPAADAALTLRMTKPQLLTLLAGKGTAGITMTGDRGLLPRLLAVLETPEPDFPIVTP
- a CDS encoding GlxA family transcriptional regulator, encoding MTVAVRRPKAPGDRDARRADADRAPDARGADADRTPDVRGADGDRAPDVRRADRDRAADARRVDRGGGGAGALRVGVLAYPGCFASEVFGVPDLLTMAAHVAGPDAPGYRVTVVSPRRRVVASGGASLDVRPLREVDVLVVPGFERGPGTDLDALLAGLAPETEAIRAQAAAGTAVVSLCVGAFLLAEAGLLDGRRATTSWLYADELAGRCPTADVRPERLVVTDAGVTTTAAFSAMYDFALDLIRRHSGDRVARTTARVALVDDARTSQTPYVDPRLLPRPGAGFSRRVMRRLDQNLAERYDLGALADDFRVSTRTLLRRFAEETGHSPLAHLQASRVRRARHLLETTDRTVASVAAAVGYQDPGTFAALFARHTGHRPSAYRAAFRRRDRGPEG
- a CDS encoding LacI family DNA-binding transcriptional regulator, translating into MTEASGPGGPPSPQAGRPAPRVRLVDVAREAGLSKTTVSAALNDTGRLSPEVRERARETARRMGYRPNATARHLRAGRARLIGYVVGELADAPWTFLESPYFARLTGATAASALGRGYAMVLLPAGSLQSEWAALPLDAVVVADPVADDRIVEDLVAARIPVFSDRSVEGLPEAHWVDVDATAAVHRTLDHFAAQGARRPALVVPDSTTRFHREVFAAHHDWCAAHGLPELSVRAAEPGNGPVVRAVETALTAGPERPDALFVVAEASPPLLLEAARRHGYDVPGDLLLACVSEDETALHTQPPVTTLSLRPDAVAEAGIELLVAVLEHGQRETGGVLVPVRLDVRASSVRNPGTSGAAARSQSPNTSAPPT
- a CDS encoding ABC transporter substrate-binding protein; translated protein: MRMPGFIVFVCTAALAASLTACSGATRPQTGAGGGAGFDVTPTSPAAKGELDSFTWSLYAEPYTLDYALAYDYPPNTVLANVCEQLLRVTPDLRIEPGLAVKWTRPDPRTLVYTLRPGVKFHDGTTMTADDVVASLTRQTDPATGSPWGSAFKNVDSVEKTGPLEVTIRLGKADVLFHELLAASPGTVVSAASLARQGKDYGTPKGSLNCTGPFSLEKWAQGDSITLRRNPAYWDKKLVPKSASVKFTFVEDPAARSNAFLSGAADGGYMVPATSLGHLRSSGKGSLLFGPNTAAANLAVLDFHGPLGNLKVRKALSMALDRKNIVKAAAGGVGVPAKAPAARGAWALAPEKTATLFDTLPEPAYDVEGAKKLVQEAGATGRTITLATSSLAPEISVVANAVQAAGRQIGLDVRLKPVSPDAYSGIFVDPAAREGLDLVVTNGYDNTPDPLEFYQYLRTGDFGNYGKWSDAAFDVAFDRANSEPDPGKRAELTAKLQEIALRELPVIPVYEAPYSVFLGKRVTGAPTGIAQLYYPWAATIGAAQS
- a CDS encoding amidohydrolase; protein product: MPHADLVFTGGPVLTMDPARSRATSLAVTGERIAAVGHDEVRELIGPRTEVVDLAGRMLLPGFQDSHIHAVGGGAELAECDLTDVVDADACLERIRAYAEAHPEREWITGGGWSMEGFAGGLPTRQQLDSVVPDRPVLLSNRDHHGAWANTRALELAGLTAATPDPADGRMERETDGFPTGMLQEGATALVARLVPVRTPEERLAGLLRAQKLLHSLGITGWQDALLGDFNGMADPSTAYLTAARDGSLTARVNGALWWDRDRGAEQIPELVRRREELTYGRFRAGSVKIMQDGIAENFTAALTAPYLDGCGCATANSGLSFVDPEALRKYVTELDALDFQVHFHALGDRAVREALDAIEAAVAANGRRGNRHHLAHLQVVHPDDLPRFAALGALANIQPLWAAHEPQMDTLTIPFLGPERAAWQYPFGGLLRAGATLVAGSDWPVSSPDPLAGVHVAVNRREPGATDERVFLPEQRIDLLSALTAYTAGSAHVNGFNDAGSLLPGHLADLVVLDRDILAAPPEEIAEARVERTYVGGALVFGD
- a CDS encoding dienelactone hydrolase family protein; this encodes MTDDPITDFIRRSVAVQGVEKTVYVAGAGPAVVVLPEMPGISPDVLRLARWVRDAGFTVHVPSLFGTDGAFPTAEGGREVVRRACVSAEFRAFAGGGTSPVTVWLRGLARQAHEECGGPGVGAIGLCFTGNFALTMALEPAVIAPVVNHPSLPLDDPGGLELDAADARAVRDRLARDGLTVLAYRFEGDRWCTGQRFAAYRALLGEAFDGRVLPDDAANPVPPPFFADVVGTPHSVVTAHLVDEAGHPTVRARDEILAFLTGRLRPAG